The proteins below come from a single Beutenbergia cavernae DSM 12333 genomic window:
- a CDS encoding ABC transporter permease subunit, translated as MSSQLTTQRVEPEPAESPRTSHARTWSAGFLAKLALLAVVDAFGVYVVLAAWNERSFGILWSMVALLAAANYVYFSKRALALKYILPGLAFLLVFQIYVVFYTGYVAFTNYGDGHNSTKEQAVEALLVQNERRVEGSESFPLVVVSDGGELGFAIVDADGDVEAGTADRPLAGVDDASVDDGVITAVPGFELVDRQGVLERQDEVTALRVPVSDDAEDGSIRTTDARTGYVYESVLVYDEAADTMTDTTTGVVYAPNDDGQFEAEDGSTLAVGWRVVVGFDNFVTAFGDARYAQPFVAILLWTFAFAILSVLTTFLLGLFLAITFNEDRLRGRRIYRTLMILPYALPPFLAALIWSGLLNRRFGFINEVLLGGAEIPWLTDPTLAKLAILGVNLWLGFPYMFLICTGALQAIPGDVLEAAQIDGAGRVRTWRSVVLPLLLVATAPLLISSFAFNFNNFTLVYMLTGGGPRFADASVPLGHTDILITMVYSISGIDGNAPRNYGLASALSIVIFVIVGTISAIAFRRTRSLEDIN; from the coding sequence GTGAGCTCGCAGCTCACCACGCAGCGGGTCGAACCCGAGCCCGCCGAGAGCCCGCGCACCTCGCACGCGCGGACGTGGTCCGCCGGCTTCCTCGCGAAGCTGGCGCTGCTCGCCGTCGTCGACGCCTTCGGCGTCTACGTGGTGCTCGCCGCCTGGAACGAGCGGTCGTTCGGGATCCTGTGGTCCATGGTCGCCCTGCTGGCGGCGGCGAACTACGTGTACTTCTCCAAGCGTGCGCTCGCGCTGAAGTACATCCTCCCGGGACTGGCCTTCCTGCTCGTCTTCCAGATCTACGTCGTCTTCTACACGGGCTACGTCGCGTTCACGAACTACGGGGACGGGCACAACTCGACCAAGGAGCAGGCGGTCGAGGCCTTGCTCGTCCAGAACGAGCGGCGGGTGGAGGGCTCCGAGTCGTTCCCGCTCGTCGTCGTGTCCGACGGCGGCGAGCTCGGTTTCGCGATCGTCGACGCCGACGGCGACGTCGAGGCCGGTACGGCGGACCGGCCGCTCGCCGGCGTCGACGACGCGTCGGTCGACGACGGCGTCATCACCGCCGTCCCCGGCTTCGAGCTGGTGGACCGGCAGGGGGTGCTCGAGCGCCAGGACGAGGTCACGGCGCTGCGCGTCCCGGTCTCCGACGACGCCGAGGACGGGTCGATCCGCACGACCGACGCGCGCACCGGGTACGTCTACGAGTCGGTCCTCGTGTACGACGAGGCCGCCGACACGATGACCGACACCACCACGGGCGTCGTCTACGCACCGAACGACGACGGCCAGTTCGAGGCCGAGGACGGCAGCACGCTCGCCGTCGGGTGGCGGGTCGTCGTCGGCTTCGACAACTTCGTGACGGCGTTCGGAGACGCGCGGTACGCCCAGCCGTTCGTCGCGATCCTGCTGTGGACGTTCGCGTTCGCGATCCTCAGCGTCCTCACCACGTTCCTGCTCGGCCTGTTCCTCGCGATCACGTTCAACGAGGACCGGCTCCGGGGACGCAGGATCTACCGGACGCTGATGATCCTGCCGTACGCGCTCCCGCCGTTCCTCGCCGCCCTCATCTGGTCGGGCCTGCTCAACCGGAGGTTCGGCTTCATCAACGAGGTGCTCCTGGGCGGCGCCGAGATCCCGTGGCTCACCGACCCGACGCTCGCGAAGCTGGCGATCCTCGGCGTCAACCTGTGGCTCGGGTTCCCGTACATGTTCCTCATCTGCACGGGCGCTCTGCAGGCGATCCCCGGCGACGTGCTCGAGGCCGCACAGATCGACGGCGCGGGCCGGGTGCGGACGTGGCGCTCCGTGGTCCTGCCGCTGCTGCTCGTCGCGACGGCGCCGTTGCTGATCTCCTCGTTCGCGTTCAACTTCAACAACTTCACGCTGGTCTACATGCTCACCGGCGGCGGGCCGAGGTTCGCCGACGCGTCGGTGCCGCTCGGGCACACGGACATCCTCATCACGATGGTCTACTCGATCTCCGGGATCGACGGGAACGCGCCACGCAACTACGGACTCGCGAGCGCCCTGTCGATCGTCATCTTCGTCATCGTCGGCACGATCTCCGCGATCGCGTTCCGGCGGACCCGGTCGCTGGAGGACATCAACTGA
- a CDS encoding sugar ABC transporter permease, producing the protein MATQTATPSTRRAAPVRRGSFGRWAADLGWRHLVGVIFVVFAAFPLVYVVSASLAPGGTLTGSNALFAAVDSANYADLGATAFWTWFGNTMMIAVVTSLGTVLMGAAAAYAFSRFRFSGRRVGLTSLLVVQMFPQMLAFVAIFLLLLGLGNVVPALGLNSRVALICVYLGGALGVNTFLMYGFFNTVPKELDEAAKIDGATHAQIYWTIILRLVVPILAVVGLLSFISTFSEFIVARIVLQSESNWTLAVGLYSWVSSQLDANWGLFAAGAVISAIPVLVLFLFLQKYIVGGLTAGSVKG; encoded by the coding sequence ATGGCCACGCAGACCGCGACCCCGTCCACCCGCCGCGCCGCGCCGGTCCGCCGCGGCTCGTTCGGCCGGTGGGCGGCCGACCTGGGCTGGCGGCACCTCGTCGGCGTGATCTTCGTCGTGTTCGCCGCGTTCCCGCTCGTCTACGTCGTCTCCGCGTCCCTCGCGCCGGGGGGCACGCTCACGGGCTCGAACGCGCTGTTCGCCGCCGTGGACTCGGCCAACTATGCGGACCTCGGAGCCACGGCGTTCTGGACCTGGTTCGGCAACACGATGATGATCGCCGTCGTCACGAGCCTCGGCACGGTCCTCATGGGCGCCGCCGCGGCGTACGCGTTCTCCCGGTTCCGCTTCTCGGGACGACGCGTCGGGCTGACGTCCCTCCTCGTGGTCCAGATGTTCCCGCAGATGCTCGCGTTCGTGGCGATCTTCCTGCTGCTGCTCGGGCTGGGGAACGTCGTGCCGGCGCTCGGCCTCAACAGCAGGGTCGCGCTGATCTGCGTGTACCTCGGCGGAGCGCTCGGAGTGAACACGTTCCTCATGTACGGGTTCTTCAACACGGTGCCCAAGGAGCTGGACGAGGCGGCGAAGATCGACGGTGCCACCCACGCCCAGATCTACTGGACGATCATCCTGCGGCTCGTCGTGCCGATCCTCGCGGTGGTCGGTCTGCTGTCGTTCATCTCGACGTTCAGCGAGTTCATCGTGGCGCGGATCGTGCTGCAGTCGGAGAGCAACTGGACGCTCGCCGTCGGGCTCTACAGCTGGGTGTCGTCGCAGCTCGACGCGAACTGGGGACTCTTCGCGGCGGGCGCGGTGATCTCAGCGATCCCCGTGCTCGTGCTGTTCCTGTTCCTGCAGAAGTACATCGTGGGCGGGCTGACCGCCGGCTCCGTCAAGGGCTGA
- a CDS encoding DUF2277 domain-containing protein: protein MCRNIRTLHNFAPPATSDEVHDAALQFVRKIAGTTKPSKANAEAFDHAVVEIAHVTQHLLDALVTTAPPKDRDVEREKLIARSRDRYARPEAASA, encoded by the coding sequence ATGTGCCGCAACATCCGGACCCTCCACAACTTCGCCCCGCCCGCCACCTCCGACGAGGTGCACGACGCCGCGCTGCAGTTCGTGCGCAAGATCGCCGGGACCACCAAGCCGTCGAAGGCGAACGCCGAGGCGTTCGACCACGCCGTGGTCGAGATCGCCCACGTGACCCAGCACCTGCTCGACGCCCTCGTGACGACGGCGCCCCCGAAGGATCGCGACGTCGAGCGCGAGAAGCTGATCGCGCGCTCGCGCGACCGGTACGCGCGCCCGGAGGCGGCCTCCGCCTGA
- a CDS encoding glycoside hydrolase family 13 protein, giving the protein MTAPTDLTTTTTTLVSSAHDGPTAWWRSAVIYQVYPRSFADSDGDGYGDIPGITSRLGHLARLGVDAVWLSPFYRSPQADAGYDVADYRDVDPLFGTLDHVDELIARAHQLGLRVIVDLVPNHTSDDHAWFGAALASPPGSPERARYHFADGRGDGGSEPPNNWTSVFGGPAWTRSRGADGEPGQWYLHLFDSRQPDLNWADPGVRAEFVSVLRFWLDRGVDGFRVDVAHGMVKQDGLPDWAGHSAMIAEDEHQQAPEPDTDAEPEVGAAGPMWDQEGVHEIYREWREVLEGYDGDRVLVAEAWVSPLSRLARYVRDGEMHQAFNFAFLTTHWFAPQLREVVEDSVRANDVVGAPTTWVLSNHDVVRHASRLGLPHPGGKAAPIGPGDPQPDEALGLRRARAAALLMLALPGSAYLYQGEELGLPEHTTLDDALRQDPAFSRSAGADRGRDGCRVPLPWAADAPALGFSPTGAAWLPQPDSWSAYALDAQKGVAGSTYELYREALRLRRDYRLGTGSLAWVEGLPADAHETAVVLVNRDVVVATNLGPRPQPLPAGIEILLASAEILTDDDGVRHLPSDVTVWARLTEAALERSPIGPD; this is encoded by the coding sequence ATGACGGCACCGACGGACCTGACGACCACGACGACGACGCTCGTCTCGTCGGCGCACGACGGCCCGACGGCGTGGTGGCGCTCCGCCGTCATCTACCAGGTGTACCCGCGCTCGTTCGCGGACTCCGACGGCGACGGGTACGGCGACATCCCCGGCATCACGTCGCGGCTCGGGCACCTCGCGCGGCTCGGCGTCGACGCCGTCTGGCTCTCCCCCTTCTACCGCAGCCCCCAGGCCGACGCCGGCTACGACGTCGCCGACTACCGGGACGTGGACCCGCTCTTCGGCACGCTCGACCACGTCGACGAGCTCATCGCCCGCGCCCACCAGCTCGGGCTGCGCGTGATCGTCGACCTGGTCCCGAACCACACGTCGGACGACCACGCCTGGTTCGGTGCGGCCCTCGCGTCGCCCCCTGGCTCGCCCGAGCGGGCGCGGTACCACTTCGCTGACGGACGCGGCGACGGCGGAAGCGAACCGCCGAACAACTGGACGAGCGTGTTCGGCGGCCCCGCCTGGACGCGGAGCCGAGGTGCGGACGGCGAGCCCGGGCAGTGGTACCTGCACCTGTTCGACTCGCGGCAGCCCGACCTCAACTGGGCCGATCCCGGCGTGCGTGCCGAGTTCGTCTCGGTCCTGCGGTTCTGGCTCGACCGCGGGGTGGACGGCTTCCGCGTCGACGTCGCGCACGGCATGGTCAAGCAGGACGGCCTGCCGGACTGGGCCGGGCACTCGGCGATGATCGCGGAGGACGAGCACCAGCAGGCACCTGAGCCGGACACCGACGCGGAGCCCGAGGTCGGCGCCGCGGGGCCGATGTGGGACCAGGAGGGCGTCCACGAGATCTACCGCGAGTGGCGGGAGGTGCTCGAGGGCTACGACGGCGACCGCGTGCTCGTCGCCGAGGCGTGGGTGTCTCCCCTGTCCCGGCTGGCGCGGTACGTCCGCGACGGCGAGATGCACCAGGCGTTCAACTTCGCGTTCCTCACGACCCACTGGTTCGCGCCGCAGCTGCGCGAGGTCGTCGAGGACTCGGTGCGCGCCAACGACGTCGTCGGGGCACCGACCACCTGGGTCCTGTCGAACCACGACGTGGTCCGGCACGCGTCCCGGCTCGGTCTGCCGCACCCCGGCGGCAAGGCGGCACCGATCGGCCCCGGCGACCCGCAGCCGGACGAGGCCCTCGGCCTGCGCCGCGCCCGGGCGGCAGCTCTGCTGATGCTCGCCCTGCCCGGATCGGCCTACCTGTACCAGGGCGAGGAGCTGGGGCTGCCGGAGCACACGACGCTCGACGACGCCCTCCGCCAGGACCCGGCGTTCTCCCGCTCCGCCGGCGCGGACCGCGGCCGGGACGGGTGCCGGGTCCCGCTGCCGTGGGCGGCTGACGCCCCGGCTCTCGGCTTCTCCCCCACGGGTGCGGCGTGGCTGCCGCAGCCGGACTCGTGGTCCGCCTACGCCCTCGACGCCCAGAAGGGCGTGGCGGGCTCGACGTACGAGCTGTACCGGGAGGCGCTGCGTCTGCGGCGCGACTACCGCCTCGGAACCGGCTCGCTCGCCTGGGTCGAGGGCCTGCCCGCAGACGCCCACGAGACGGCCGTGGTCCTCGTGAACCGCGACGTCGTCGTCGCCACGAACCTCGGCCCGCGCCCGCAGCCCCTGCCGGCCGGGATCGAGATCCTCCTCGCCAGCGCCGAGATCCTCACCGACGACGACGGCGTCCGGCACCTCCCGTCGGACGTCACCGTGTGGGCGCGGCTGACCGAGGCCGCCCTCGAACGATCCCCGATCGGACCGGACTGA
- a CDS encoding deoxyguanosinetriphosphate triphosphohydrolase — MTSSELDTRSGAAYVRGDWERWLPEPAKSPRRTPFERDRARVVHSSALRRLGAKTQVLGPGTDDFVRTRLTHSLEVAQVGRELGKLLGCDPDVVDTACLAHDLGHPPFGHNGETALADAADGAGGFEGNAQTFRILTRLEPKTFTPDGVGVGLNLTRASLDAATKYPWRRGDGPLRRDGRPNRKFGVYDDDLELYAWMREGAPHGERCLEAQVMDLADDISYSVHDVEDAIVGGRVDPARLRSPHEQDRIVAQARDWYDPEVSDDELHTALTTLLGAPFWVDAYDGSRRSLAAIKDMTSQLIGRFAGAAVDATREAYGWGRLTRYSASLQVPGATTAEIAVLKGVAALYVMAPREHEPLYTYQRRVLTDLVEVLLERAELALEEHFLVDYRRADDDAGRLRVVVDQVSSLTDVSAMAWHARLCRPPD, encoded by the coding sequence ATGACCTCCTCCGAGCTCGACACGCGCTCCGGCGCCGCGTATGTGCGCGGCGACTGGGAGCGGTGGTTGCCGGAGCCGGCGAAGAGCCCGCGGCGGACGCCGTTCGAGCGGGACCGCGCACGGGTGGTGCACTCGTCGGCGCTGCGGCGGCTGGGCGCGAAGACGCAGGTGCTCGGACCGGGCACCGACGACTTCGTGCGCACGCGGCTGACCCACTCGCTCGAGGTGGCGCAGGTGGGTCGTGAGCTCGGGAAGCTGCTGGGCTGCGACCCGGACGTGGTCGACACGGCGTGCCTCGCGCACGACCTCGGGCACCCGCCGTTCGGCCACAACGGCGAGACGGCGCTCGCCGACGCCGCGGACGGGGCAGGGGGCTTCGAGGGGAACGCGCAGACGTTCCGGATCCTCACCCGCCTCGAGCCCAAGACGTTCACGCCGGACGGGGTCGGCGTCGGGCTCAACCTCACGCGGGCGAGCCTGGACGCCGCCACGAAGTACCCGTGGCGGCGGGGCGACGGCCCGCTGCGGCGCGACGGACGTCCGAACCGCAAGTTCGGGGTCTACGACGACGACCTCGAGCTGTACGCGTGGATGCGGGAGGGAGCGCCGCACGGGGAGCGGTGCCTCGAGGCTCAGGTGATGGATCTTGCCGACGACATCTCCTACTCGGTGCACGACGTCGAGGACGCGATCGTCGGCGGCCGCGTGGACCCCGCGCGGCTCCGGTCGCCCCACGAGCAGGACCGCATCGTGGCGCAGGCCCGCGACTGGTACGACCCGGAGGTCTCCGACGACGAGCTGCACACCGCGTTGACGACGCTGCTCGGTGCGCCGTTCTGGGTGGATGCCTACGACGGGTCCCGCCGCTCGCTGGCCGCCATCAAGGACATGACGAGCCAGCTGATCGGGCGGTTCGCCGGCGCTGCGGTGGACGCGACGCGCGAGGCCTACGGGTGGGGGCGCCTCACGCGTTACTCCGCCTCGCTGCAGGTGCCGGGCGCGACGACGGCGGAGATCGCCGTGCTCAAGGGGGTCGCGGCGCTGTACGTCATGGCGCCGCGCGAGCACGAGCCGCTGTACACGTACCAGCGACGCGTGCTGACCGACCTCGTGGAGGTCCTGCTCGAGCGGGCCGAGCTCGCCCTGGAGGAGCACTTCCTCGTGGACTACCGGCGGGCGGACGACGACGCCGGGCGGCTGCGCGTCGTCGTCGACCAGGTGTCCTCGCTCACCGACGTGTCGGCGATGGCGTGGCACGCCCGGCTGTGCCGGCCTCCCGACTGA
- a CDS encoding LLM class F420-dependent oxidoreductase codes for MTLRIAVQIQPQHADYSAIRDAVRRSEDLGVDIIFNWDHFFPLRGDADGKHFECWTMLGAWAEQTERVEIGALVTCNSYRNPDLLADMARTVDHMSGGRLILGIGAGWFERDYDDFGYEFGTAGARIADLAEAMPRIKARWAASNPTPTRDIPILIGGGGEKKTLRIVAEHADAWHSFGDVTTLRRKSAILDEHGAAVGRDTATLVERSIGVSAPPEAVAQPLVDAGATLFTIGASGPDYDLSLVEKWIAWRDAQR; via the coding sequence GTGACCCTGCGCATCGCCGTCCAGATCCAGCCCCAGCACGCCGACTACTCGGCCATCCGCGACGCCGTCCGCCGGTCCGAGGACCTCGGCGTCGACATCATCTTCAACTGGGACCACTTCTTCCCGCTCCGCGGGGACGCAGACGGCAAGCACTTCGAGTGCTGGACCATGCTCGGCGCCTGGGCCGAGCAGACCGAGCGGGTCGAGATCGGCGCGCTGGTCACGTGCAACTCGTACCGCAACCCCGATCTCCTCGCCGACATGGCCCGCACCGTCGACCACATGTCCGGCGGCCGGCTCATCCTCGGCATCGGTGCCGGCTGGTTCGAGCGGGACTACGACGACTTCGGCTACGAGTTCGGCACGGCGGGTGCCCGCATCGCCGACCTGGCCGAGGCCATGCCCCGGATCAAGGCGCGATGGGCCGCGTCGAACCCCACCCCGACGCGGGACATCCCGATCCTCATCGGGGGTGGCGGCGAGAAGAAGACGCTGCGGATCGTCGCCGAGCACGCCGACGCCTGGCACTCGTTCGGCGACGTCACGACGCTGCGCCGCAAGAGTGCGATCCTCGACGAGCACGGGGCCGCCGTCGGACGCGACACGGCGACCCTCGTCGAACGGTCCATCGGCGTCAGCGCACCGCCGGAGGCCGTCGCGCAGCCGCTCGTCGACGCCGGGGCCACGCTGTTCACGATCGGGGCGAGCGGTCCGGACTACGACCTGTCGCTGGTCGAGAAGTGGATCGCCTGGCGCGACGCCCAGCGCTGA
- the dnaG gene encoding DNA primase encodes MAGRIRREDIGAVREKARIEEIVGDHVSLRSAGVGSMKGLCPFHDERTPSFHVRPQLGLWHCFGCDEGGDVISFVQKIDHLTFTEAIERLAARTGVVLRYEDDGGGTSRPREEPGRRQRLVEAHRIASEYYAEQLAAPEAEPARTFLAERGFDRAAAQTFGVGYAPKGWDHLLRHLRGRGFTEAELAASGLVSQGNRGHYDRFRGRLMWPIRDITGDVIGFGARHLYADDPGPKYLNTPETPIYRKSQVLYGIDVAKREIAKERQVVVVEGYTDVMAAHLAGIGTAIATCGTAFGADHVRIVRRLLGDAADSSAGVMLASGRAVGGEVIFTFDGDEAGQKAALRAFGEDQQFASQTFVAVSPDGLDPCDLRLQRGDAAVRALVSEREPLFEFAIRSVLARVDLDTPEGRVAGLRVAAPVVARIRDHALRGEYARELAGWLGMDVVDVRRAVASAPRGDARPRGDARSADGRPDGGRGETRAGDDSGRSAQRRPAQPYPDDPVAKLERQVLEVALQLPAFAADAGFDSLDAAAFQVPAYRAVHDAVRAAGGAAAFETFREQQRAAGAADVDRAAAAAWSDAVLEGAVGPLASLVTELAVAPLPADREEALGGYARGVVRAVVRLGVTRKIGDIRGRLQRMDAASEEYQAAFAELLVLEQERRGLTDAS; translated from the coding sequence GTGGCAGGCCGCATCCGACGTGAGGACATCGGGGCGGTGCGCGAGAAGGCCCGCATCGAGGAGATCGTCGGGGACCACGTCTCGCTGCGCAGCGCGGGCGTCGGCTCGATGAAGGGTCTGTGCCCGTTCCACGACGAGCGGACGCCGTCGTTCCACGTCAGGCCGCAGCTGGGGCTCTGGCACTGCTTCGGCTGCGACGAGGGCGGCGACGTCATCTCGTTCGTGCAGAAGATCGACCACCTGACGTTCACGGAGGCGATCGAGCGGCTCGCCGCCCGGACCGGCGTCGTGCTGCGGTACGAGGACGACGGCGGCGGCACGTCGCGCCCGCGGGAGGAGCCGGGGCGGCGCCAGCGGCTCGTCGAGGCGCACCGGATCGCGTCCGAGTACTACGCGGAGCAGCTCGCCGCGCCCGAGGCCGAGCCCGCGCGAACGTTCCTGGCGGAGCGCGGGTTCGACCGTGCCGCCGCGCAGACGTTCGGGGTGGGCTACGCGCCGAAGGGCTGGGACCACCTGCTGCGGCACCTGCGCGGGCGCGGGTTCACGGAGGCCGAGCTGGCGGCGAGCGGGCTCGTGTCCCAGGGGAACCGGGGCCACTACGACCGGTTCCGCGGCCGCCTCATGTGGCCCATCCGGGACATCACCGGCGACGTCATCGGCTTCGGGGCGCGGCACCTGTACGCCGACGACCCCGGTCCGAAGTACCTCAACACGCCCGAGACGCCGATCTACCGCAAGTCCCAGGTGCTCTACGGGATCGACGTGGCGAAACGAGAAATCGCGAAGGAGCGGCAGGTCGTCGTCGTCGAGGGCTACACCGACGTCATGGCGGCGCACCTCGCCGGCATCGGGACGGCGATCGCGACGTGCGGGACGGCGTTCGGCGCGGATCACGTGCGGATCGTGCGGCGGCTGCTCGGTGACGCCGCCGACTCCTCGGCGGGCGTGATGCTCGCGAGCGGTCGCGCCGTCGGCGGCGAGGTGATCTTCACGTTCGACGGCGACGAGGCCGGCCAGAAGGCGGCCCTGCGGGCGTTCGGGGAGGACCAGCAGTTCGCGTCCCAGACGTTCGTGGCCGTCTCGCCCGACGGGCTCGACCCGTGCGACCTTCGCCTGCAGCGCGGTGACGCGGCCGTGCGCGCTCTCGTCTCCGAGCGGGAGCCGCTGTTCGAGTTCGCGATCCGGTCGGTGCTGGCCCGGGTCGACCTGGACACGCCGGAGGGGCGGGTCGCGGGATTGCGGGTCGCCGCGCCCGTCGTGGCGCGGATCCGGGACCACGCCCTGCGCGGGGAGTACGCGCGCGAGCTGGCCGGGTGGCTCGGGATGGACGTCGTGGACGTGCGTCGCGCGGTCGCGTCGGCTCCACGCGGCGACGCCCGCCCGCGGGGCGACGCGCGGTCCGCCGACGGGCGCCCGGACGGTGGCCGAGGCGAGACGCGGGCCGGCGACGACTCCGGGCGGTCCGCGCAGCGACGTCCGGCACAGCCGTACCCGGACGATCCGGTGGCGAAGCTCGAGCGCCAGGTGCTCGAGGTGGCGCTGCAGCTCCCCGCATTCGCGGCGGACGCCGGTTTCGACAGCCTCGACGCCGCGGCGTTCCAGGTGCCCGCCTACCGTGCTGTGCACGATGCCGTGCGGGCCGCCGGGGGAGCGGCGGCGTTCGAGACGTTCCGCGAGCAGCAGCGCGCCGCCGGCGCCGCCGACGTGGACCGGGCAGCGGCGGCCGCCTGGTCCGACGCGGTGCTGGAGGGTGCGGTCGGCCCGCTCGCCTCGCTCGTGACGGAGCTCGCCGTCGCACCTCTGCCCGCCGACCGCGAGGAGGCCCTCGGTGGGTACGCGCGAGGCGTGGTGCGAGCGGTCGTCCGCCTCGGTGTCACGCGCAAGATCGGGGACATCAGGGGGCGGCTGCAGCGGATGGATGCCGCGAGCGAGGAGTACCAGGCGGCGTTCGCGGAGCTGCTCGTGCTCGAGCAGGAGCGACGGGGTCTGACTGACGCGAGCTGA
- a CDS encoding GNAT family N-acetyltransferase: MTDVDPDVVTTSRLVVRPPREADRERFVEFFGAEDFMVFYPRVLTEAEANDRFDHMLDVCRTIPFGKQPVVERSSGRVVGYTGVDYIDIEGTTWLEWGWRLIPECRGRGYATEAGRALLAKANQVHDGELLAMIDPANLPSQNVCRKLGFRFWKQAPVDGATHNLYTLRVGGAAPSGGPADVLARPDDEGP; this comes from the coding sequence ATGACCGACGTGGATCCGGACGTCGTCACGACGTCGCGCCTCGTGGTGCGCCCGCCCCGCGAGGCCGATCGGGAGCGGTTCGTGGAGTTCTTCGGCGCCGAGGACTTCATGGTGTTCTACCCACGGGTCCTCACCGAGGCCGAGGCCAACGACCGCTTCGACCACATGCTCGACGTCTGCCGGACCATCCCGTTCGGCAAGCAGCCGGTGGTCGAGCGCTCCTCGGGTCGAGTCGTGGGGTACACGGGCGTCGACTACATCGACATCGAGGGCACGACCTGGCTGGAGTGGGGATGGCGGCTCATCCCGGAGTGTCGCGGTCGCGGGTACGCCACGGAGGCCGGCCGGGCGCTGCTCGCGAAGGCCAACCAGGTGCACGACGGTGAGCTGCTGGCCATGATCGACCCGGCGAACCTTCCCTCGCAGAACGTGTGCCGCAAGCTCGGGTTCAGGTTCTGGAAGCAGGCGCCCGTGGACGGCGCGACGCACAACCTGTACACCCTTCGCGTCGGCGGCGCGGCCCCCTCTGGAGGGCCGGCCGACGTGCTGGCGCGTCCTGACGACGAAGGCCCCTGA
- a CDS encoding NtaA/DmoA family FMN-dependent monooxygenase (This protein belongs to a clade of FMN-dependent monooxygenases, within a broader family of flavin-dependent oxidoreductases, the luciferase-like monooxygenase (LMM) family, some of whose members use coenzyme F420 rather than FMN.): MPEQIRLSLFEMAAPVHLSHGMWTHPRDQRHRIHTVEFWTELGQILEEGTFDLLFLADVLGTYDVFTDGLSTAVKEAFQVPTEDPLIVLGALASATRDLGLAATFSTTYEPPFTFARRLSTLDHLSNGRVAWNIVTSYLANAARNFGLTDQVEHDLRYEIADEYLTVLYRLWQDSWRDDAVVVDRAARVYTDPAKVDYINHVGDHFSVAGPHLSAPSPQRTPVLFQAGSSIRGREFAARHAEVVFVGGGTKEKVRSNIADIRARAVEAGRDPAHLAFLAIAKVIVGRTEQEAWDKANAYDSYRTPREALEQPRRTPELSRYAPTHLIADIIAAKDFGYEMLIRNFEPGQTVADVLALQSRSRGGEFTVVGSPVQVADALERWTTETGVDGFNIKQDVSFDSVRDFVDLVVPVLRDRGLLRDRYTPGETLRERLFGAGQRQPHETHPALAEQLARTAAAVR, from the coding sequence ATGCCTGAGCAGATCCGCCTGAGCCTGTTCGAGATGGCGGCGCCGGTCCACCTCTCGCACGGGATGTGGACCCATCCCCGGGACCAGCGGCACAGGATCCACACCGTGGAGTTCTGGACCGAGCTCGGCCAGATCCTCGAGGAGGGCACGTTCGACCTCCTCTTCCTCGCGGACGTGCTGGGGACCTACGACGTGTTCACCGATGGGCTCTCGACGGCGGTGAAGGAGGCGTTCCAGGTGCCCACGGAGGATCCCCTCATCGTGCTGGGCGCGCTCGCGTCGGCCACCCGGGACCTCGGGCTCGCGGCGACGTTCTCGACGACGTACGAGCCCCCGTTCACGTTCGCGCGCCGGCTGAGCACCCTGGACCATCTCTCCAACGGGCGCGTGGCGTGGAACATCGTGACGTCGTACCTCGCCAACGCCGCCCGGAACTTCGGGCTGACGGACCAGGTCGAGCACGACCTGCGCTACGAGATCGCCGACGAGTACCTGACAGTGCTGTACCGGCTGTGGCAGGACTCGTGGCGCGACGACGCCGTCGTCGTCGACCGCGCCGCTCGGGTCTACACCGACCCGGCGAAGGTCGACTACATCAACCACGTGGGCGACCACTTCTCGGTGGCCGGCCCGCACCTGTCCGCGCCGTCGCCGCAGCGCACGCCGGTGCTGTTCCAGGCGGGGAGCTCGATCCGCGGGCGGGAGTTCGCGGCGCGGCACGCCGAGGTGGTCTTCGTGGGCGGCGGCACGAAGGAGAAGGTGCGCAGCAACATCGCTGACATCCGCGCCCGGGCCGTCGAGGCAGGACGGGACCCGGCGCACCTCGCGTTCCTCGCGATCGCGAAGGTGATCGTGGGGCGCACGGAGCAGGAGGCGTGGGACAAGGCGAACGCGTACGACTCCTACCGGACACCGCGCGAGGCGCTCGAGCAGCCGCGGCGGACGCCGGAGCTGTCGCGGTACGCCCCGACGCACCTGATCGCCGACATCATCGCCGCCAAGGACTTCGGGTACGAGATGCTCATCCGGAACTTCGAGCCGGGCCAGACGGTGGCCGACGTGCTGGCGCTGCAGAGCAGGTCCCGCGGCGGCGAGTTCACGGTCGTCGGGAGCCCGGTCCAGGTGGCCGACGCTCTCGAGCGCTGGACGACGGAGACGGGTGTGGACGGGTTCAACATCAAGCAGGACGTCTCGTTCGACTCGGTGCGGGACTTCGTCGATCTCGTGGTTCCGGTCCTGCGCGACCGTGGTCTGCTCCGGGACCGGTACACGCCGGGCGAGACGCTCCGGGAGCGTCTCTTCGGTGCGGGGCAGCGTCAGCCGCACGAGACGCACCCGGCGCTGGCCGAGCAGCTCGCGCGGACGGCGGCCGCCGTGCGCTGA